A single window of Thalassomonas viridans DNA harbors:
- a CDS encoding FG-GAP repeat domain-containing protein: protein MRNTIAAVALLFVCLLIFSVGSLVEGSLPAEAAKDSLPAEGSLPAEGSLSTESSLPAEGSAGIDKAKTNKASPITDTSPAVPVFIESAAGKGIIFEHRDRAKKLTGITNSYGSGVCVLDFNRDNFDDIFIVGGNGNTRRYGRKHWWKNTGTGKLYQNIAGAYFRDVSTSIVKDDEALSLSGYGCASGDLNNDDFPDLVFGNLGKITILLNNQGKGFTPMVIPLANEQIWPMSISLWDWNRDSRPDIFVAAFATFFNDIKVGAKDYGYQQLSQFQSQNFAGQSNFVLTNMLGPDSPGRDAFTLRTLENIDRSLALTPLQLLFPGRKLSNDAGETSPLPAPHSGEFFISNATGSNSRLAAPEVQQGSNPEIPYALLEKIKIPSLQLNTLTLKDKPALLVTRHQGDGFHLYPLPQGEEANRADGQYREISWNSGLNNVRDNASQHWASLIGDINNDGYDDIVSARGFITPHINNPYKTQGSDNSIKLQTGKGNFIHPEQSLVPALPRSSRGAALADFNNDGFIDIAFNNNNDFFSLYINQGTQNSWLSFICRPLYLCNGSRWDLSGKATQFYSSPQPFLSGQSKRLHFGLAADQSEQVLNITLNRGEKLTFPALATRRIYQVDLEKQSITPLPAEAETRPSNTKATRARLIALLESDIEVLLAELASLPPLGIGALEQLSGRLLHYKMSNKDKSFSQSREHITLISWLLTQSLALKERPAQEQQTAALWQNIIALIGKSESSLFIAPVITLIDQLPEQQFCRLSEQIHHWFWEEEIAPESKQLLKAPLLRRLTTSTNANITICGLYALGASEDTSIGHSLLPLMSEKAPADSQDDTASLIPAAAIRTLGRLKYAKAGARLEQVCQSSKDPMVKAECIITAYKMAGKDNKPLKLTVTATDLALFALHPDKVILDKYHKIANVKQATHPSKSARDRIRIYNRSPLAAHYQSAHLFELVNAKTIKKKNTAISKLALRSREEQASIARKWHQLAPETLDPYADILMSPEAAANLKNTGWLLPYISSNKLVQLLRAMPGRNMQQQTSIDRFSLPYQVAYQCTIRKSIEKACKQALKVDPGISDSELLAIIGESPEKLIYNQLASNKTRQRILSQKLFGASKFLLARGQQEQALKRLFDLLHINNSYRLLGKQQITGAWLNAFMEQTLKQSKTLNKSWLDTYKNSLDKKKMKLAALLAA, encoded by the coding sequence GTGAGAAATACAATTGCAGCCGTAGCACTCTTATTCGTCTGTTTGCTGATTTTTTCGGTCGGCTCCCTGGTTGAAGGTTCTTTGCCCGCAGAGGCCGCTAAAGACTCTTTGCCTGCTGAGGGCTCTTTACCTGCCGAGGGATCTTTATCTACTGAAAGCTCTTTACCCGCTGAGGGCTCTGCCGGCATAGACAAGGCCAAAACGAATAAAGCTTCCCCTATCACAGATACCTCCCCCGCTGTCCCGGTATTTATTGAATCTGCGGCCGGCAAAGGCATTATCTTCGAGCACCGGGACCGCGCGAAAAAACTCACCGGCATCACCAACAGCTACGGCAGCGGGGTCTGTGTGCTCGATTTTAACCGGGACAATTTCGACGACATCTTTATTGTCGGCGGCAACGGCAATACCCGGCGTTACGGCAGAAAACACTGGTGGAAAAATACCGGCACCGGCAAGTTATACCAGAATATCGCCGGGGCTTATTTCCGCGATGTCAGCACCAGCATAGTAAAAGATGATGAAGCCCTGTCCCTGTCCGGTTATGGCTGCGCCAGCGGCGATCTCAATAATGATGATTTTCCCGATTTAGTCTTTGGTAACCTGGGCAAGATCACCATACTGCTCAACAACCAGGGCAAAGGCTTTACTCCCATGGTGATCCCGCTGGCAAATGAGCAGATCTGGCCTATGTCCATCAGCCTGTGGGACTGGAACCGGGACAGCCGCCCGGACATTTTTGTCGCCGCGTTTGCCACCTTTTTTAATGACATTAAGGTAGGGGCCAAAGACTACGGCTATCAGCAATTGTCCCAGTTCCAGAGCCAGAACTTTGCCGGGCAAAGCAACTTTGTGCTTACCAATATGCTTGGCCCCGACAGCCCGGGTCGGGATGCCTTTACTCTGCGGACACTTGAAAACATAGACCGCAGCCTGGCGCTAACGCCGCTGCAGCTGTTGTTTCCCGGACGCAAGCTTTCAAATGATGCCGGGGAAACTTCCCCTTTGCCCGCCCCCCACTCGGGCGAGTTTTTTATCAGCAACGCCACAGGCTCAAACTCCAGGCTAGCGGCACCAGAAGTGCAGCAAGGTTCAAATCCCGAAATTCCCTATGCCTTGCTGGAGAAAATAAAGATCCCTTCGCTACAGCTCAATACCCTGACGTTAAAAGACAAACCGGCCCTGCTGGTTACCCGGCACCAGGGAGACGGTTTCCATTTATATCCCCTGCCGCAAGGCGAAGAGGCAAACCGGGCGGACGGGCAATACCGTGAAATATCCTGGAACTCGGGCCTGAACAACGTCAGGGACAATGCCAGCCAGCATTGGGCCAGCCTGATCGGCGATATCAATAATGATGGCTATGATGATATTGTCAGCGCCCGGGGATTTATCACCCCGCATATCAATAACCCTTATAAAACCCAGGGCAGCGACAATTCGATCAAGCTGCAAACCGGCAAGGGAAATTTTATCCACCCAGAGCAAAGCTTAGTTCCGGCACTGCCGAGATCGTCACGGGGCGCGGCACTGGCGGACTTTAATAACGACGGCTTTATCGATATTGCCTTTAACAACAATAACGACTTTTTTTCTTTATATATAAATCAGGGCACACAGAATAGCTGGTTGTCTTTTATCTGCCGCCCGCTGTATCTGTGTAACGGTTCCCGCTGGGATTTATCGGGCAAGGCTACGCAGTTTTACAGCAGTCCCCAGCCGTTCCTGTCGGGACAGTCCAAAAGGCTGCATTTTGGCTTAGCCGCAGATCAAAGCGAACAAGTGCTGAACATCACCTTAAACCGGGGAGAAAAGCTGACTTTTCCTGCTTTAGCCACCAGGCGGATTTACCAGGTTGACTTGGAAAAGCAAAGCATAACCCCCTTGCCGGCGGAAGCAGAAACCAGACCGTCAAATACCAAAGCGACCCGCGCCCGGTTAATCGCCCTGTTAGAGAGTGATATAGAAGTCTTATTGGCCGAACTCGCCAGCCTGCCGCCGCTGGGAATTGGGGCGCTGGAGCAACTATCAGGCCGCCTGCTCCATTACAAAATGAGCAATAAAGATAAAAGCTTCAGCCAAAGCCGTGAACATATCACACTGATCAGCTGGTTGCTGACACAAAGCTTGGCCCTGAAGGAACGGCCGGCTCAGGAACAACAAACGGCCGCTTTATGGCAGAACATTATCGCCCTGATCGGCAAATCAGAAAGCTCGCTGTTTATCGCCCCTGTGATCACTTTAATTGACCAGCTGCCGGAGCAGCAATTTTGCCGGTTAAGCGAACAAATCCACCACTGGTTCTGGGAAGAGGAAATCGCCCCCGAGTCCAAGCAATTGCTTAAAGCGCCGTTACTGCGCCGCCTGACCACCAGCACGAACGCCAATATTACCATCTGTGGTTTATATGCCCTCGGCGCCAGTGAAGATACCAGCATAGGCCATTCCCTGCTGCCGCTTATGTCTGAAAAAGCCCCTGCAGACAGCCAGGACGATACAGCTTCGCTAATCCCGGCAGCCGCAATCCGTACCCTGGGGCGGTTAAAGTATGCCAAGGCAGGAGCCCGGCTCGAACAGGTGTGCCAGTCAAGCAAGGATCCTATGGTCAAGGCCGAATGTATCATCACCGCCTATAAAATGGCGGGCAAGGATAACAAACCGCTTAAACTAACGGTAACGGCTACGGATTTGGCGCTATTTGCCCTGCACCCGGATAAAGTCATACTCGACAAATACCACAAAATCGCAAATGTTAAACAGGCAACACATCCGAGCAAATCAGCCCGGGACAGGATCAGGATTTACAACCGTTCGCCCCTTGCCGCCCATTACCAAAGCGCCCACCTGTTCGAGCTGGTTAATGCCAAAACCATAAAGAAAAAGAATACCGCAATAAGCAAACTTGCCCTCAGAAGCCGGGAAGAGCAGGCAAGCATAGCGAGAAAGTGGCACCAGCTGGCCCCGGAAACGCTGGATCCATACGCCGATATCTTAATGTCGCCCGAGGCGGCAGCAAATTTAAAAAATACCGGCTGGCTACTCCCCTATATTTCCAGCAATAAGCTGGTACAGCTGCTCAGGGCCATGCCCGGTAGAAATATGCAACAGCAAACAAGCATTGACCGTTTTTCCCTGCCCTACCAAGTGGCCTATCAGTGCACAATACGTAAAAGTATCGAAAAAGCCTGTAAACAGGCGCTGAAAGTCGATCCCGGTATTTCTGATAGTGAATTGCTGGCCATTATCGGTGAATCTCCCGAAAAGCTGATTTACAACCAGCTGGCATCAAACAAAACCCGCCAGCGCATCTTGAGCCAGAAGCTGTTTGGCGCCAGTAAGTTCTTGCTCGCCCGGGGACAGCAAGAGCAAGCGCTCAAGCGCCTGTTCGACCTGCTGCATATCAACAACAGCTACCGCCTGCTCGGCAAACAGCAAATAACCGGGGCCTGGCTCAATGCTTTTATGGAGCAGACCTTAAAACAAAGCAAAACGCTGAATAAATCCTGGCTTGATACGTATAAAAACAGCCTGGATAAAAAGAAAATGAAGCTGGCTGCCTTACTTGCTGCCTGA
- a CDS encoding SymE family type I addiction module toxin, whose product MAEYHHTPEPVSAKVKYPIYRQLTVLETTRESSSKTRGIGINYVPVNLEPCIVLRGKWLRRAGFPAGQKVSVAVNQGEINITPKAAALHRIIED is encoded by the coding sequence ATGGCTGAATATCATCATACGCCAGAGCCTGTCTCGGCAAAAGTAAAATATCCGATTTATCGGCAACTTACCGTACTGGAAACCACACGAGAGTCGTCATCGAAAACCCGCGGCATAGGCATTAATTATGTGCCGGTTAATCTTGAGCCTTGTATTGTGCTCAGGGGAAAATGGCTCAGGCGAGCCGGTTTTCCTGCCGGGCAAAAGGTCAGTGTGGCGGTAAACCAGGGAGAGATTAATATCACACCTAAAGCGGCTGCCTTACACCGGATAATTGAGGACTAA
- a CDS encoding multiheme c-type cytochrome produces MLYLGKMSVDIKGKQQQQEAKRLHWFSGLFVVLSITGFVNWLFFPLPPFIEQLLSLVHALAGFIFSVVFCFYTLSHFRRTLGFRRPVILSIGLVLALMVLYLVVSGHLLIFTGVLERLSWLRDSHLWLSLVTVLLIVIHVLCHYLTFPERRKLVVPSRFVTLSPAINRTIFKTITLATVAALIVLMLDNITKAPPEDVSIDDYQYDYGASPFAPSLAQTKNNEFIRKRDIAGSMNCIGCHQASGEQWLASAHRHAADDPTYVRNVNLLQKSKGLSATRYCEGCHSPVALLTGQLTAGGQHAGVAGTVANLEGVGCMSCHGIRSLTSAEGVASYHFTPRSDYLFEHSSSPVLSFINEQLIKLRPALHKKELLPDVQKTSQYCGSCHSQFMDKSMNNWGWVKMQDEYQAWATSKFNLAKDPRFIHPQSKQCQDCHMEKIAGEDMAADSDGKINSHYFVGANVMLARQFGNEELYDLTVDFLQQDKVNLTIEPPEDKLSRQNPLYVSSEQRTVQNYPVALYRGKQAKITVLVSNQGVGHNFPGGAIDLSEAWIDFDIYDGAGQLVYSRGDLLANGEIEPLATVYKEVAIDRFGKEVWRHDLFNMVGRSYVNVIPSGSTDIVNFEFDIPDWATSPLTISATLKLRKLNQPYHDWVNEQEKIKENPIIDIARDAIKVPLLKTPAVMSEKQNSLGEE; encoded by the coding sequence ATGTTATATCTTGGCAAAATGAGCGTTGATATCAAAGGAAAGCAACAGCAGCAGGAAGCTAAACGTCTTCATTGGTTTAGTGGCCTGTTTGTGGTGTTGTCGATCACCGGCTTTGTCAACTGGCTGTTCTTCCCCCTACCTCCCTTTATCGAGCAACTGCTTTCCCTGGTGCATGCCCTGGCGGGATTTATTTTTTCCGTTGTCTTCTGTTTCTATACCCTGAGTCATTTCCGCCGGACATTGGGCTTTCGCCGACCGGTGATCCTGAGCATAGGACTGGTATTGGCGTTGATGGTACTTTACCTGGTGGTGAGCGGTCACTTACTGATATTCACCGGGGTACTGGAGCGGTTGAGCTGGCTCAGGGACTCCCATTTATGGCTGTCGCTGGTCACGGTATTGTTGATTGTTATCCATGTGTTATGCCATTACCTGACTTTCCCGGAGCGCAGGAAACTGGTGGTGCCGTCGAGGTTTGTTACCCTGTCACCGGCGATAAACCGCACCATTTTTAAAACCATTACCCTGGCGACTGTGGCCGCCCTTATAGTGCTGATGCTGGATAATATTACCAAAGCGCCGCCTGAAGACGTTTCTATAGACGATTACCAATATGACTACGGCGCCAGTCCTTTTGCCCCCAGCCTGGCGCAAACGAAAAACAACGAATTTATCCGCAAGCGGGATATTGCCGGCTCCATGAATTGTATCGGCTGCCACCAGGCTTCCGGCGAGCAGTGGCTGGCCTCCGCCCACCGTCATGCCGCCGATGACCCTACCTATGTCAGAAACGTCAATCTGCTGCAAAAGTCCAAGGGCCTGAGCGCCACCCGTTATTGTGAAGGCTGCCATTCCCCTGTGGCCCTGTTAACCGGGCAACTGACCGCCGGTGGGCAACATGCCGGGGTGGCGGGTACTGTGGCTAACCTTGAAGGGGTCGGCTGCATGTCCTGCCACGGCATCCGTTCGTTAACCAGCGCCGAAGGGGTGGCCAGTTATCATTTTACCCCGCGCAGTGATTATTTGTTTGAACACAGCTCCAGCCCTGTGCTGTCTTTTATCAACGAGCAGCTGATCAAACTCAGGCCCGCTTTGCATAAAAAAGAGCTGTTGCCGGACGTGCAGAAAACTTCCCAATATTGCGGTTCCTGCCATAGCCAGTTTATGGACAAATCCATGAATAACTGGGGCTGGGTGAAAATGCAGGACGAGTACCAGGCCTGGGCCACCAGCAAGTTTAACCTGGCAAAAGATCCGCGCTTTATCCATCCGCAAAGCAAGCAGTGCCAGGACTGCCATATGGAGAAGATTGCCGGTGAAGATATGGCGGCAGACAGCGACGGCAAAATCAACTCCCATTATTTTGTCGGCGCCAATGTGATGCTGGCCCGCCAGTTCGGCAATGAGGAGCTTTACGATCTTACGGTAGACTTCCTCCAGCAGGATAAGGTTAATCTCACCATAGAGCCGCCGGAAGACAAGCTTTCCCGGCAAAACCCCCTTTATGTCAGCTCGGAGCAGCGCACGGTACAAAACTACCCCGTGGCCCTGTACCGGGGCAAGCAGGCAAAAATTACCGTTTTGGTGAGCAATCAGGGGGTAGGGCATAACTTTCCCGGCGGCGCCATAGATTTAAGCGAGGCCTGGATAGACTTTGATATTTATGACGGCGCCGGGCAGCTGGTGTATAGCCGGGGAGACTTGCTGGCTAACGGCGAGATAGAGCCGCTGGCCACAGTATATAAGGAAGTGGCGATAGACAGGTTTGGCAAAGAGGTATGGCGTCATGATCTGTTTAATATGGTGGGGCGCAGTTATGTCAATGTCATCCCTTCCGGCAGCACGGATATCGTCAATTTCGAGTTTGACATTCCCGACTGGGCGACTTCGCCACTGACCATCTCGGCAACGTTAAAACTGCGCAAACTCAACCAGCCATATCATGACTGGGTTAATGAGCAGGAGAAAATTAAAGAGAATCCGATAATAGATATTGCCCGGGATGCCATCAAGGTACCGCTGTTGAAAACACCTGCGGTGATGAGCGAAAAACAAAATAGCCTGGGAGAAGAATAA
- a CDS encoding DUF2058 domain-containing protein: MASLQDQLLKAGLTTKQKARQANTDKRKKNKQKRSGVKHEASLQEQVRQDLEKSKAEKIAKDNALNEQKKQALAEKEQVQRILQVLEHHQIKGADGEHVYNYTFGTKIKKLALDETTYNALVNGRLALCGLNEVTYIVTSETAGKVAALDETVVLVKNDQVEADVADEDDPYADYQIPDDLMW; the protein is encoded by the coding sequence ATGGCGTCATTACAAGATCAACTACTCAAAGCGGGACTGACGACTAAGCAGAAAGCACGTCAGGCAAACACAGACAAGCGTAAGAAAAACAAGCAAAAACGCAGCGGTGTAAAACACGAGGCGAGTTTGCAGGAGCAGGTGCGCCAGGATCTGGAAAAAAGCAAAGCAGAAAAAATTGCCAAGGATAATGCCTTAAACGAGCAGAAAAAGCAGGCCCTGGCAGAAAAAGAACAGGTGCAGCGTATTTTGCAGGTGCTGGAGCATCACCAGATTAAAGGCGCCGACGGCGAGCATGTCTACAACTACACCTTCGGCACTAAAATCAAAAAGCTGGCTTTGGATGAAACCACTTATAATGCCCTGGTGAACGGTCGCCTGGCCTTGTGTGGCCTGAATGAAGTCACGTATATAGTGACCAGTGAAACCGCCGGGAAAGTGGCGGCTTTGGATGAAACCGTGGTGCTGGTGAAAAATGACCAGGTTGAAGCCGATGTGGCGGATGAAGATGATCCTTATGCCGATTACCAGATCCCGGACGATCTTATGTGGTAA
- a CDS encoding nucleotidyltransferase family protein — MAVNITGHGRMQQQQENNNGKLAVIVLAAGGSTRLGQPKQLVEFAGKSLIARQCLQALQLTGQVFCVLGCQAELMAKQLTGLPVTRVINENWQKGMSSSIAAAMAALPDDIDAVMIVLVDQWQLGQSELQLLKQSWQAQPQAIVLAGENVKTAGGSKIKKGPPVIFPRRYFPELMALIGEKGAKPLLEKYHDRLKVLELPQAFIDLDTPQQLQQLLASGETLSD; from the coding sequence ATGGCGGTAAACATTACCGGGCATGGACGTATGCAGCAGCAACAGGAGAATAATAACGGCAAGCTGGCGGTTATTGTCTTAGCCGCGGGTGGCTCTACCAGGTTAGGCCAGCCTAAACAGCTGGTGGAGTTTGCAGGAAAATCCCTGATTGCCAGGCAGTGCCTGCAGGCCCTGCAACTGACGGGGCAGGTGTTTTGCGTGCTCGGCTGCCAGGCTGAGCTGATGGCCAAACAGTTAACCGGCTTGCCTGTGACCCGGGTGATCAATGAAAACTGGCAAAAGGGCATGTCGTCTTCCATTGCCGCCGCCATGGCTGCTTTGCCTGATGACATTGATGCTGTGATGATAGTGCTGGTGGACCAATGGCAACTGGGACAGTCCGAGCTGCAACTGCTTAAACAAAGCTGGCAGGCACAGCCGCAGGCGATTGTTTTAGCGGGAGAAAACGTTAAGACTGCTGGAGGCAGCAAGATAAAAAAAGGGCCGCCGGTTATTTTTCCCCGGCGTTATTTCCCTGAGCTGATGGCATTAATCGGTGAAAAAGGCGCTAAACCTTTGCTGGAAAAATATCATGACCGGCTTAAAGTGCTTGAATTACCCCAGGCCTTTATCGATCTGGATACGCCGCAGCAGTTGCAGCAATTGCTTGCCAGTGGGGAAACCCTCTCTGATTAG
- a CDS encoding XdhC family protein produces the protein MQENWLQLAEAFDAGRQYVLATIVATRGSTYRKTGTMMLIDDSGVCTGLLSGGCLEADISLHAGQVLEEKKSRLLNYDLLADAELLWGLGLGCDGEIDILLQPLLPENDHLGFAALLDDIRQQRTGHYWIRVNDNQAPLAQYIPGELVQQPSVVPEFACDDSDEKTIVIPVLAPVSLLVCGAGPDAAPVVNMALELGWQVTVWDHRENYLNQPAFARASATRLTRPVKTVTGDYATFEAAVVMTHNLTSDGEYLAHLLAANTPYIGLLGPGGRRDKLLKELELTPSDVKGQVFGPVGLDLGGRSPQAIALSIAAQIQQQMSLRYGGKHYRAWTYAAATGE, from the coding sequence ATGCAGGAAAACTGGTTACAGCTTGCCGAAGCCTTTGATGCCGGCAGGCAATATGTCTTAGCTACTATAGTCGCCACCCGCGGCTCCACCTACCGGAAAACCGGTACTATGATGCTGATAGATGATAGCGGCGTCTGTACCGGCCTGCTCAGCGGCGGCTGCCTGGAGGCGGATATCAGTTTGCATGCCGGCCAGGTGCTGGAAGAGAAAAAATCCCGTTTGCTGAATTATGACCTGCTTGCCGATGCCGAGTTATTGTGGGGGCTGGGGCTGGGCTGCGACGGTGAAATCGATATCTTGCTGCAACCGCTACTGCCGGAAAATGATCACTTGGGCTTTGCCGCCTTGCTTGACGATATCAGGCAGCAGAGAACCGGCCATTACTGGATCCGGGTCAATGACAACCAGGCGCCGCTGGCACAATACATTCCGGGTGAGCTGGTGCAACAGCCATCAGTTGTCCCTGAATTTGCCTGTGACGACAGTGATGAAAAAACCATAGTGATCCCGGTACTTGCGCCTGTTTCGCTTTTGGTGTGCGGCGCCGGACCCGATGCCGCTCCCGTGGTCAATATGGCGCTGGAACTGGGCTGGCAGGTTACGGTTTGGGATCACAGGGAAAATTACCTTAACCAGCCCGCCTTTGCCCGGGCGTCAGCCACCCGCCTGACCCGGCCGGTGAAAACCGTTACCGGAGACTATGCTACCTTTGAGGCCGCCGTCGTTATGACCCATAACCTGACCTCGGACGGTGAGTATCTGGCACACCTGCTGGCAGCCAATACCCCCTATATCGGCTTGCTTGGTCCCGGCGGCAGGCGGGATAAACTGTTAAAGGAACTGGAATTAACCCCGTCAGATGTCAAAGGGCAAGTATTCGGCCCGGTGGGACTGGATCTCGGTGGCCGCAGCCCCCAAGCCATTGCCTTGTCTATTGCCGCACAAATCCAGCAGCAGATGAGTTTACGTTATGGCGGTAAACATTACCGGGCATGGACGTATGCAGCAGCAACAGGAGAATAA
- the sufU gene encoding Fe-S cluster assembly sulfur transfer protein SufU, with protein MVTDRKKAMLYQQALLQHHKNPVGFNESINFNHQAHGSNAACGDEISVQLEYTENKIRAVAFSGESCAICRASASILCQQLPGCTPGQASETITHIVAGLEGQQAFPEAAEALAAVSQYPVRKQCALLPWTALKEIIAQVQDDNNTDKSREKN; from the coding sequence GTGGTAACGGATAGAAAAAAGGCCATGCTGTATCAGCAGGCGTTATTACAGCACCATAAGAACCCGGTGGGTTTTAATGAGAGCATCAATTTCAATCATCAGGCCCATGGCAGTAATGCCGCCTGCGGCGATGAAATCTCGGTGCAGCTTGAATATACAGAAAATAAGATCCGGGCGGTTGCCTTTAGCGGTGAAAGCTGTGCCATTTGCCGGGCATCCGCTTCTATTTTATGTCAGCAGTTACCGGGTTGTACCCCGGGGCAGGCAAGCGAAACCATCACCCATATAGTGGCGGGGCTGGAAGGGCAGCAGGCCTTTCCTGAGGCGGCCGAGGCGTTGGCCGCCGTCAGCCAGTATCCGGTGCGTAAGCAATGTGCCTTGTTACCCTGGACGGCGCTAAAAGAAATTATTGCTCAGGTGCAGGACGATAACAATACAGACAAAAGTCGGGAGAAAAACTGA
- a CDS encoding aminotransferase class V-fold PLP-dependent enzyme — translation MHDLSPWKSDFAVFSQADNSELCYLDSAATCLTPHVVAQAMYRYQSFSHANSHKGLYRLSAGATELVEQARGQVAGFIGTGSDELVFTHGTTEAINLVANSFVRPRLTADSNIVISCAEHHANFLPWQRLCQQTGAELRVVSLTPQGLLDVEVLAALLDDNTSFIAISHISNVLGCVNPVERVCRLAREKSVPVLVDGAQAVGHGPLDVKALGCDFYAFSGHKLYGPVGCGVLFARAEHIEVMEPDTLGGGIVEQVSLAGTTFISGPMKFEPGSHNVAAICGLATAIGYIQDIGWPALVAYMNELSTYLHQELAALPFIEPLVPTVSGAWLSSFQCRGVHSHDVAGMLDGDDIAVRAGHHCAQPLHQYLGHKSSVRISLGLYNGRRDIDRLVASLKNTYQLLATG, via the coding sequence ATGCACGATCTGAGCCCCTGGAAATCTGACTTTGCGGTTTTTTCACAAGCCGATAATAGCGAGCTTTGTTATCTCGACAGCGCCGCAACCTGTTTAACTCCCCATGTGGTGGCTCAGGCCATGTACAGGTACCAAAGCTTCAGCCATGCCAACAGCCATAAGGGCCTGTACCGGCTAAGCGCAGGCGCCACCGAGCTGGTGGAGCAGGCCAGGGGCCAGGTTGCCGGGTTTATCGGCACAGGTAGTGATGAGCTGGTGTTTACCCATGGCACTACCGAAGCCATTAATCTGGTAGCCAACAGTTTTGTCCGCCCCAGGTTAACTGCTGATAGCAATATAGTGATCAGCTGCGCCGAGCACCACGCCAACTTTTTGCCCTGGCAGCGTTTATGCCAACAAACGGGAGCCGAGTTAAGAGTGGTTTCCCTGACTCCGCAGGGGCTGCTTGATGTTGAAGTGCTGGCAGCCTTACTTGATGACAACACCAGTTTTATCGCCATCTCCCATATTTCCAATGTACTCGGCTGCGTTAACCCTGTAGAGCGGGTATGCCGGTTGGCCCGGGAAAAGTCTGTGCCTGTGCTGGTTGACGGCGCGCAGGCTGTCGGCCACGGCCCGCTCGATGTTAAGGCACTGGGTTGTGATTTCTACGCATTTTCCGGCCATAAACTCTACGGCCCTGTGGGCTGCGGCGTTTTATTTGCCAGGGCCGAACATATTGAGGTGATGGAGCCGGATACCTTGGGAGGCGGTATAGTTGAGCAGGTCTCTTTGGCCGGGACGACCTTTATCAGCGGACCGATGAAATTTGAGCCCGGCTCCCATAATGTTGCCGCCATTTGCGGCCTGGCAACGGCCATAGGTTATATTCAGGATATCGGCTGGCCCGCACTCGTCGCTTATATGAATGAGCTGAGTACTTACTTACACCAGGAGTTAGCTGCTCTGCCCTTCATCGAGCCGTTAGTGCCGACAGTTTCAGGGGCTTGGCTGAGCAGTTTTCAATGCCGGGGAGTCCATAGTCATGATGTTGCCGGCATGTTAGACGGCGATGATATTGCCGTACGGGCAGGGCACCATTGTGCTCAGCCTTTGCACCAGTATCTGGGACATAAATCCAGTGTCCGGATTTCACTCGGGCTTTATAACGGACGCCGGGATATAGACCGCCTGGTGGCAAGTTTAAAAAATACTTATCAGCTGCTGGCGACCGGTTAG